In Arvicola amphibius chromosome 13, mArvAmp1.2, whole genome shotgun sequence, a genomic segment contains:
- the Klhl33 gene encoding kelch-like protein 33, protein MAVTEHSVDHTEHLTLEKAQRVQIRDLAGLWSPAFEDSHGKVDRQLAPVTQATWEHISFSVWKDGLELPLPARGISSWSPSPDKDPGLLSFSPAEPDPSPLVSGNLPFPASSLENGKEQDDCDDSAEPEMLCSMEHPGQFFAEAQRLREQKLLLDEEVSVGGQVYGVHRVILAAISSLFQGRLRGGGGQQPCFSLDVTRRGWEAAMTFAYEGVLGPASQGEVLAAAEALGAPRVKNAARVRSEGHDKASEDEEKLSQAEELRENLHSIERLYREGVGCDLELEAEGYRLRVHRVALACGSEFFGAMLLSGMRESQGTKVSLRTISSQDLRLLVSFAYSGVVRERWPGLLRVAQAALQYQSSSCLDLCQRALAQSLCPALCLALFPMVEAPGLETVWGQAHRYLLSHLPAVSLCSTFPSLPATCLAELLDSDELHIQEEFEAFMAARRWLAANPETQESEAKDLLRCVRFGRMSTRELRKVRAAGLPPPLSPDLLNQLMVEAEIPGQERWRKPDQALVVIGGDGLRPNMDRRQPSCKVWWARAFRCGMGLVRTVEWCRLPDLPAPGRFRHGAASLTGSELYVCGGQDFYSNSNTLASTLRWSSSQEDWEEMAPLCQARSFFPLVVFDGELYALGGRGNGVALSSVETYNPELNVWRPAPALPVPCFAHAAAILEGRLYVSGGYSGTGQFLDSLMIYDPKLEKPETLLSPMRVARASHVMVALGGRLYVAGGLGDTGDLLSFEVYEPKTDSWTHLAPLPSSHVGAAGAVLQGELLVLGGYSHRTYAISHLVHAYCPGLDRWLCLGTLPKPRAEMPACILTLPSVQHIALVPTQHQNKPAG, encoded by the exons ATGGCTGTTACAgagcactctgtagaccatacagAACACTTG ACCCTGGAGAAAGCTCAAAGAGTTCAGATCAGAGATCTAGCTGGGTTGTGGTCACCAGCATTTGAGGACAGTCATGGGAAAGTTGACAGGCAACTGGctcctgtaacccaggct ACTTGGGAGCATATCTCCTTTTCTGTTTGGAAAGACGGTCTTGAGCTCCCTTTACCTGCCCGAGGAATCTCCTCCTGGTCTCCCTCTCCCGACAAGGACCCtggcttgctttccttttctccgGCAGAGCCTGACCCCAGCCCCTTGGTTTCAGGAAACCTTCCCTTTCCAGCTTCATCCCTGGAGAACGGGAAGGAACAGGATGACTGCGACGACTCGGCAGAACCTGAGATGCTGTGCAGCATGGAGCACCCCGGTCAGTTCTTCGCTGAAGCACAGAGGCTGCGGGAGCAGAAGTTGCTGCTGGATGAGGAGGTGTCAGTAGGGGGACAGGTATACGGGGTGCATCGGGTGATCTTGGCTGCAATCAGCAGCCTCTTCCAAGGCAGGCTGCGGGGCGGTGGAGGTCAGCAGCCATGCTTCAGCCTCGACGTGACCCGGAGGGGCTGGGAGGCTGCAATGACCTTTGCGTATGAGGGGGTGCTGGGCCCCGCCTCGCAGGGCGAAGTGCTGGCTGCTGCGGAGGCTCTGGGAGCGCCCCGGGTGAAGAACGCGGCCCGGGTGAGGTCAGAAGGGCATGACAAAGCCAGCGAAGACGAAGAGAAGCTCAGCCAGGCAGAGGAGCTGAGGGAGAACCTGCACAGCATTGAGCGTCTCTATCGAGAGGGCGTCGGGTGCGACTTGGAGTTGGAAGCAGAGGGCTACCGCCTGCGGG TGCACCGAGTAGCCCTGGCCTGTGGCAGTGAGTTCTTTGGGGCCATGCTTCTGAGTGGGATGAGGGAGTCCCAGGGCACAAAAGTGTCTCTGCGTACCATCTCTTCGCAAGACCTGAGACTCCTCGTTTCATTTGCCTACTCTGGAGTTGTAAGAGAAAGATGGCCAGGATTGCTAAGAGTCGCCCAGGCTGCGCTGCAGTACCAAAGCTCCTCCTGCCTGGATTTGTGTCAGAGAGCCTTGGCTCAAAGCCTCTGCCCTGCCCTTTGCCTGGCTTTGTTTCCTATGGTTGAAGCTCCTGGTTTGGAGACAGTCTGGGGACAAGCCCATCGTTACCTCCTCTCTCATCTGCCTGCTGTGTCTTTGTGCTCTACTTTCCCGTCGTTACCGGCTACCTGCCTGGCTGAGCTCTTGGATAGTGACGAGCTCCACATACAAGAAGAGTTTGAGGCTTTCATGGCTGCACGGCGCTGGCTGGCTGCCAACCCCGAGACCCAGGAGTCAGAGGCCAAGGATCTGCTGCGATGTGTCCGCTTTGGTCGCATGTCTACCCGAGAGCTGAGAAAGGTGCGGGCAGCTGGGCTCCCTCCACCTCTGTCCCCGGATCTGCTGAATCAGCTGATGGTGGAAGCCGAAATTCCAGGTCAAGAGAGGTGGAGGAAGCCTGACCAAGCGCTGGTGGTGATTGGTGGGGATGGGCTTAGACCTAACATGGACCGAAGACAGCCGTCTTGCAAAGTGTGGTGGGCCCGGGCTTTCCGCTGTGGCATGGGTCTGGTACGCACTGTGGAATGGTGTCGGCTGCCTGACCTGCCTGCCCCAGGGCGCTTTCGCCATGGAGCTGCAAGcctaacaggaagtgaactctaTGTCTGTGGGGGACAGGATTTCTACAGCAATAGCAACACCCTGGCTTCAACTCTCAG GTGGAGCTCCAGTCAAGAAGACTGGGAGGAAATGGCTCCCTTGTGCCAGGCTCGGAGCTTCTTCCCTCTGGTGGTGTTTGATGGAGAGCTTTATGCCCTGGGTGGACGGGGCAATGGTGTTGCCCTTAGCTCCGTTGAGACCTATAACCCTGAACTCAACGTCTGGAG GCCGGCACCTGCTCTTCCAGTACCATGTTTCGCCCACGCAGCTGCAATCCTCGAGGGCCGATTGTATGTAAGCGGCGGCTACAGTGGGACCGGCCAGTTCTTGGACTCCTTGATGATCTATGACCCCAAACTTGAGAAGCCTGAGACACTTTTGAGCCCAATGCGAGTAGCACGGGCTAGTCATGTGATGGTTGCTCTGGGTGGGAGGTTGTATGTGGCAGGTGGACTCGGTGACACTGGGGACCTGCTGAGCTTTGAGGTCTATGAACCGAAGACTGATAGCTGGACTCACCTGGCACCCCTGCCCTCATCCCATGTCGGGGCTGCAGGTGCTGTTTTGCAGGGGGAGCTCCTGGTACTGGGGGGCTACAGTCACCGTACTTATGCCATCTCCCACCTTGTTCATGCCTACTGCCCTGGTCTGGACCGCTGGCTCTGCCTGGGAACTCTGCCAAAGCCTCGGGCTGAGATGCCTGCCTGCATCCTGACATTGCCCAGTGTGCAGCACATAGCTTTGGTCCCTACTCAGCACCAAAACAAACCTGCTGGGTGA